One window of Triplophysa rosa linkage group LG8, Trosa_1v2, whole genome shotgun sequence genomic DNA carries:
- the LOC130557564 gene encoding serum paraoxonase/arylesterase 2-like: MGKFTVCIISFFVIVISVLIGERLITLRHVTLSSRELTQKYLPNCYLIEGIEFGAEDITILKDGLAFLSTGLKYPGLPYYSDEPGKIYTLDVLDSGQNIQALSIKGEFDKDSFNPHGLSVYTDDRDGAIYVFVVNHPEGKSQVEIFRFVEEKNSLLYIKTIKHDLLKNVNDIAAVGPESFYATNDHYFTNGILKFLEPALTLARCDVIYYSPETVQSVAGGFSSANGINISPDKRHLYVSDILNHKIVVLEIKKNTILSRLKEVDVGSLCDNIEVDHETGDLWLGCHPNGLKILLSDPNDPPGSEVIRIQDILSKKSQVTQVYADDGSVIIGSSVATRYGKKLLIGTVYQKALICDLK, translated from the exons ATGGGGAAGTTTACAGTATGCATAATCTCGTTTTTCGTTATAGTTATTTCAGTTTTGATCGGAGAAAGACTCATAACATTGAG GCATGTGACACTTTCCTCTAGAGAACTAACTCAGAAATACCTTCCCAACTGCTACCTGATAGAGGGCATAG AGTTTGGGGCTGAAGATATCACCATTCTAAAAGATGGATTAGCCTTTCTGAGTACC GGTTTGAAGTATCCGGGATTACCGTACTATTCAGATGAGCCTGGAAAAATCTATACTCTTGATGTGTTGGATTCTGGGCAGAACATTCAAGCATTGAGCATCAAGGGAGAATTTGACAAAGACTCTTTTAATCCACATGGCCTCAGTGTGTACACAGATGACAgag atgGTGCCATATATGTATTTGTTGTTAATCATCCTGAAGGCAAAAGTCAGGTGGAGATTTTCAGATTTGTTGAAGAGAAAAACTCTCTTCTGtacattaaaaccattaaacaTGATCTCCTAAAGAA TGTGAATGACATTGCAGCGGTGGGTCCTGAGAGCTTTTATGCCACCAACGATCATTACTTCACTAATGGCATTCTCAAGTTTCTGGAGCCTGCTTTGACTTTGGCCAGGTGTGATGTAATCTACTACAGTCCTGAAACAGTGCAGTCTGTAGCAGGGGGTTTCTCTTCTGCCAACGGCATAAATATCTCCCCTGACAAAAG GCATCTATATGTGTCAGATATTCTGAATCATAAAATTGTTGTCttggaaataaagaaaaacaccatATTGTCACGTTTAAAG GAGGTTGATGTAGGGTCACTATGTGACAACATTGAGGTGGACCATGAAACTGGTGATCTCTGGTTGGGCTGCCACCCAAATGGTCTCAAAATTCTTCTTTCTGATCCGAATGATCCACCTGGCTCTGag GTCATCAGGATTCAGGACATCCTCTCCAAAAAGTCTCAGGTGACTCAGGTATATGCAGATGATGGCAGTGTGATCATTGGTTCCTCTGTGGCGACCCGGTACGGAAAAAAACTACTTATTGGAACTGTTTATCAGAAGGCTCTGATCTGTGACCTCAAGTAG
- the si:dkey-56f14.7 gene encoding engulfment and cell motility protein 1 isoform X3 has translation MMSQDDPNSHPMLELREKLQPEVTELIKQQRLNRLCEGTCFRKISARRRQDKFWYCRLSPNHKVLHYGDIEELSQGQIPHDSLQEKVSVADIKAVVTGKDCPHMREKGALKQNKELLELAFSILHNSDEYLNFIAPDKHEGKEMTSDLTKSDMDTLVTMELKLRLLDLENIQIPEVPPPVPKEPSTYNFVYDFTQQHT, from the exons ATGATGAGCCAAGATGACCCCAATTCACATCCAATGCT TGAACTACGAGAGAAGCTCCAGCCAGAGGTGACAGAGCTGATAAAACAGCAGAGGTTAAACCGCTTGTGTGAGGGAACCTGCTTCAGAAAGATCAGCGCTCGCCGCAGACAAG ACAAGTTCTGGTATTGTCGTCTTTCACCAAACCACAAAGTGTTACACTATGGAGATATAGAGGAGCTCTCCCAAGGACAAATACCACACGACTCTCTTCAGGAGAAAG TCTCAGTAGCAGATATAAAAGCAGTGGTAACAGGAAAAGATTGCCCACACATGAGGGAAAAAGGAGCGCTTAAGCAGAATAAG GAGCTGCTGGAGCTGGCGTTTTCCATTCTACATAACTCTGATGAATATCTCAATTTTATTGCTCCTGATAAACATGAG GGAAAAGAGATGACAAGTGATCTAACCAAATCAGATATGGACACTCTGGTTACTATGGAGTTAAAACTTCGCCTCTTGGACCTTGAGAACATTCAGATTCCCGAGGTTCCTCCTCCTGTTCCCAAAGAGCCCAGCACTTACAACTTTGTTTATGACTTTACCCAACAACACACTTGA
- the si:dkey-56f14.7 gene encoding engulfment and cell motility protein 1 isoform X2: MTPIHIQCCNELREKLQPEVTELIKQQRLNRLCEGTCFRKISARRRQDKFWYCRLSPNHKVLHYGDIEELSQGQIPHDSLQEKVSVADIKAVVTGKDCPHMREKGALKQNKELLELAFSILHNSDEYLNFIAPDKHEYCIWTDGLNALQGKEMTSDLTKSDMDTLVTMELKLRLLDLENIQIPEVPPPVPKEPSTYNFVYDFTQQHT; the protein is encoded by the exons ATGACCCCAATTCACATCCAATGCTGCAA TGAACTACGAGAGAAGCTCCAGCCAGAGGTGACAGAGCTGATAAAACAGCAGAGGTTAAACCGCTTGTGTGAGGGAACCTGCTTCAGAAAGATCAGCGCTCGCCGCAGACAAG ACAAGTTCTGGTATTGTCGTCTTTCACCAAACCACAAAGTGTTACACTATGGAGATATAGAGGAGCTCTCCCAAGGACAAATACCACACGACTCTCTTCAGGAGAAAG TCTCAGTAGCAGATATAAAAGCAGTGGTAACAGGAAAAGATTGCCCACACATGAGGGAAAAAGGAGCGCTTAAGCAGAATAAG GAGCTGCTGGAGCTGGCGTTTTCCATTCTACATAACTCTGATGAATATCTCAATTTTATTGCTCCTGATAAACATGAG TACTGCATTTGGACTGACGGTTTGAATGCTCTCCAGGGAAAAGAGATGACAAGTGATCTAACCAAATCAGATATGGACACTCTGGTTACTATGGAGTTAAAACTTCGCCTCTTGGACCTTGAGAACATTCAGATTCCCGAGGTTCCTCCTCCTGTTCCCAAAGAGCCCAGCACTTACAACTTTGTTTATGACTTTACCCAACAACACACTTGA
- the si:dkey-56f14.7 gene encoding engulfment and cell motility protein 1 isoform X1, with amino-acid sequence MMSQDDPNSHPMLELREKLQPEVTELIKQQRLNRLCEGTCFRKISARRRQDKFWYCRLSPNHKVLHYGDIEELSQGQIPHDSLQEKVSVADIKAVVTGKDCPHMREKGALKQNKELLELAFSILHNSDEYLNFIAPDKHEYCIWTDGLNALQGKEMTSDLTKSDMDTLVTMELKLRLLDLENIQIPEVPPPVPKEPSTYNFVYDFTQQHT; translated from the exons ATGATGAGCCAAGATGACCCCAATTCACATCCAATGCT TGAACTACGAGAGAAGCTCCAGCCAGAGGTGACAGAGCTGATAAAACAGCAGAGGTTAAACCGCTTGTGTGAGGGAACCTGCTTCAGAAAGATCAGCGCTCGCCGCAGACAAG ACAAGTTCTGGTATTGTCGTCTTTCACCAAACCACAAAGTGTTACACTATGGAGATATAGAGGAGCTCTCCCAAGGACAAATACCACACGACTCTCTTCAGGAGAAAG TCTCAGTAGCAGATATAAAAGCAGTGGTAACAGGAAAAGATTGCCCACACATGAGGGAAAAAGGAGCGCTTAAGCAGAATAAG GAGCTGCTGGAGCTGGCGTTTTCCATTCTACATAACTCTGATGAATATCTCAATTTTATTGCTCCTGATAAACATGAG TACTGCATTTGGACTGACGGTTTGAATGCTCTCCAGGGAAAAGAGATGACAAGTGATCTAACCAAATCAGATATGGACACTCTGGTTACTATGGAGTTAAAACTTCGCCTCTTGGACCTTGAGAACATTCAGATTCCCGAGGTTCCTCCTCCTGTTCCCAAAGAGCCCAGCACTTACAACTTTGTTTATGACTTTACCCAACAACACACTTGA